A genome region from Triticum aestivum cultivar Chinese Spring chromosome 2B, IWGSC CS RefSeq v2.1, whole genome shotgun sequence includes the following:
- the LOC123046426 gene encoding probable LRR receptor-like serine/threonine-protein kinase At1g56130 isoform X2: MAQWACLPARRNGESVAAAQILSFKDSRVLPVRHRRDFRKNSLTGPLPAFIGELTALKYITVGTNALSGPVPKELWNLTDLVSLALGSNHFNGSLPDELGKLTKLQQLYIDSNDFTGSLPAALSQLTNLSTLWASDNSFTGQIPDFLGSLTNMTQLRLQGNSFQGPIPRSLSNLIKLTSLRIGDIVNGSSSMAFVGNMKSLGELVLRNGKISDTLASVDFSKFVNLTLLDLSFNNITGQMPRSIFDLPMLSYLFLGNNSLSGSLPATKSPLLANLDFSYNHLSGSFPSWVTQKNLQLNLVANDFVIDSSNNSVLPFGLNCLQRNTPCSLGSPHSSSLAVDCGGSRTISGSDNAMYQADNANLGAASYYVGGAPIWGVSSSGRFMDPPNGSYIIYSSRQFQNTLDSGLFQTARMSPSSLRYYGLGLENGNYTVTLQFAEFDSPDPQAWKSRARRVFDIYLQGERREQNFDIRKAAGGKSFVVVKKQYVVPVVKNFLEIHLFWAGKGTCCIPTQGYYGPAISALSATPNFIPTVHYSVDSKSSNKTGVIVGVVIGVAVCLLAALAGVFVWRQKRKKMLLELEELYTIVGKPNVFSYSELRSATENFDSSNLLGAGGYGSVYKGKLSDGRVVAVKQLSESSNQGKVQFATEIETISRVQHRNLVKLYGCCLESKTPLLVYECLENGSLDHALFAKGGLNLDWPRRFEICLGIARGIAYLHEESSVRIVHRDIKASNVLLDADLNPKISDFGLAKLYDDKKTHVSTKVAGTFGYLAPEYAMRGHMTEKIDVFAFGVVALEIVAGESNHHTTLEEETTYIFEKVWDLYENGNPLDFVDPKLSKFNSEEVLRVIRVALICTQGSPHRRPSMSRVVSMLTGDADLAGEEVIKPSYITEWQVKAGSSSSYTGTSSQAGLSSSSTTQQSSGGGHAAGGDATPATGNPSPMFTSIIDEGR; this comes from the exons ATGGCGCAGTGGGCTTGCCTCCCCGCCCGCCGCAACGGCGAGTCCGTCGCTGCTGCTCAGATTTTAAGCTTCAAAGACAGTAGAGTGCTCCCAGTGCGCCACCGGAG GGACTTCAGGAAAAATAGCTTGACCGGCCCTTTGCCAGCGTTCATCGGAGAACTGACTGCGCTGAAGTACAT AACCGTGGGCACCAATGCATTATCCGGACCTGTCCCAAAGGAGCTTTGGAATCTTACAGATCTCGTATCACT TGCATTGGGCTCAAACCATTTTAACGGCTCACTTCCAGATGAGCTGGGAAAATTGACAAAGCTTCAGCAGCT GTacattgatagtaatgacttcactgGTTCTCTACCAGCGGCGCTGTCCCAGCTTACAAACCTTTCAACCTT GTGGGCATCAGACAATAGTTTCACCGGGCAGATACCTGATTTTCTTGGGAGTTTGACCAACATGACCCAACT GAGGCTCCAAGGGAACTCTTTTCAAGGACCGATTCCCAGAAGTCTTTCTAATCTTATCAAGTTGACAAGCCT GAGAATAGGCGATATTGTAAATGGAAGCTCTTCAATGGCGTTTGTCGGAAACATGAAATCTTTGGGTGAACT AGTATTGAGGAACGGCAAGATATCTGACACACTTGCATCAGTAGACTTCTCCAAATTTGTAAATCTGACTTTACT GGATTTGAGTTTTAACAATATCACAGGCCAAATGCCTCggtcaatctttgatcttcctaTGCTTAGTTATCT ATTTCTTGGCAATAATAGCCTTTCGGGAAGTCTACCAGCCACGAAATCTCCGCTACTCGCCAATTT AGATTTTTCATACAACCACCTCTCAGGAAGCTTTCCTTCTTGGGTTACCCAGAAAAACCTACAATT GAATTTGGTGGCAAATGACTTTGTGATCGATAGCTCCAATAACAG TGTTTTGCCGTTTGGGTTGAATTGTCTTCAGCGAAATACCCCCTGTTCTCTTGGCTCTCCGCACT CTTCCTCCTTAGCGGTGGACTGTGGTGGTAGTAGAACCATATCAGGCTCAGACAATGCCATGTATCAGGCTGATAATGCCAATCTTGGTGCTGCATCATATTATGTTGGGGGTGCACCTATCTGGGGTGTTAGCAGTAGTGGAAGATTCATGGACCCACCCAATGGAAGTTACATAATCTACAGTTCACGCCAATTTCAGAACACACTAGATTCTGGACTGTTCCAAACAGCAAGGATGTCACCATCGTCTTTGAGATACTATGGCCTTGGACTCGAGAATGGAAACTATACAGTGACACTTCAGTTTGCAGAGTTTGACTCCCCTGATCCACAGGCTTGGAAAAGCAGAGCGAGAAGAGTTTTTGATATCTATCTCCAG GGAGAGCGCAGGGAGCAGAACTTCGACATAAGAAAGGCTGCAGGAGGGAAATCTTTCGTTGTTGTAAAGAAGCAGTATGTTGTTCCTGTGGTAAAAAACTTCCTTGAGATTCATCTCTTCTGGGCTGGCAAGGGTACTTGCTGCATTCCTACTCAAGGCTACTATGGGCCTGCAATATCGGCTTTGAGCGCAACCCCAA ATTTCATCCCTACTGTGCATTACTCTGTGGACAGCAAGAGCAGCAATAAAACTGGTGTGATTGTTGGAGTCGTAATTGGTGTTGCTGTTTGTTTGCTGGCTGCTCTTGCTGGAGTCTTTGTATGGaggcagaaaaggaaaaaaatgttaTTGGAGTTAGAAG AGCTGTACACTATAGTTGGAAAACCAAATGTATTCAGTTATAGTGAGCTAAGATCAGCCACAGAAAATTTTGATTCCAGTAACCTACTTGGTGCAGGAGGATATGGATCGGTTTACAAG GGTAAGTTAAGTGATGGAAGAGTGGTGGCAGTGAAGCAGCTCTCTGAATCATCTAATCAGGGGAAAGTTCAATTTGCTACAGAAATAGAGACTATATCAAGGGTGCAACACCGTAATCTCGTGAAGTTGTATGGCTGCTGCCTCGAGAGCAAGACACCACTGTTGGTTTATGAGTGCCTGGAGAATGGAAGCCTTGATCACGCACTGTTTG CAAAGGGAGGCTTGAACCTAGACTGGCCAAGACGATTCGAGATATGCTTAGGCATAGCAAGAGGTATAGCTTATCTTCACGAGGAGTCGAGCGTCCGCATTGTGCACAGGGACATTAAGGCCAGCAATGTCTTGCTAGATGCCGATCTCAACCCAAAGATCTCGGATTTCGGGCTTGCCAAGCTTTATGATGACAAGAAGACTCATGTGAGCACAAAAGTTGCAGGCACATT TGGTTACCTTGCACCTGAGTACGCCATGAGAGGTCACATGACTGAGAAGATTGATGTTTTTGCATTCGGCGTGGTAGCGCTGGAGATTGTTGCTGGTGAATCAAACCATCACACCACGCTTGAAGAGGAGACAACTTATATATTTGAAAAG GTGTGGGATCTTTACGAGAACGGCAACCCCCTGGACTTCGTGGACCCCAAGCTCTCGAAGTTCAATAGTGAGGAGGTGCTCCGGGTGATCCGCGTCGCGCTCATCTGCACCCAGGGATCGCCCCACCGTCGGCCGTCCATGTCAAGGGTGGTGTCGATGCTCACGGGAGACGCCGACTTGGCCGGGgaggaggtgatcaagccgagctACATCACGGAGTGGCAGGTCAAGGCCGGGAGCAGCAGCAGCTACACGGGCACGAGCAGCCAGGCCGGCCTGTCGTCATCGTCGACCACGCAGCAGTCTTCCGGCGGCGGCCATGCTGCGGGTGGGGATGCCACGCCGGCGACCGGAAACCCGTCGCCGATGTTCACCTCCATCATCGACGAGGGCAGGTGA